A single Bacillus sp. (in: firmicutes) DNA region contains:
- a CDS encoding ketoacyl-ACP synthase III, whose translation MNAGIIGIGRYLPEKVVTNADLEKILDTSDEWIQTRTGIKERRIADDDINTSQMAVFAAEKAIADAGITALDIDLIIVATVTPDSPFPSVSCLVQEKIGAKNAAAMDIGAACAGFMYAMVTAQQFIRTGTYKNVLVVGAEKLSKITDWSDRNTAVLFGDGAAAAIMAPVSEGRGILSFELGADGVGGKHLYQDEYIMMNGREVFKFAVRQMGESAVNVIEKAGLTKEDVDFLVPHQANIRIMEASRQRLELPEEKMSKIVDKYGNTSSSSIPIALVEELHNGKIKDDDIIVMVGFGGGLTWGAIALKWGK comes from the coding sequence GTGAACGCTGGAATAATAGGGATTGGCCGATATCTTCCTGAAAAAGTAGTGACAAATGCTGATTTAGAAAAGATTTTAGATACATCTGATGAATGGATTCAAACGAGAACAGGGATAAAAGAAAGACGAATTGCCGATGATGACATTAACACTTCTCAAATGGCAGTTTTCGCAGCTGAGAAAGCTATTGCTGATGCTGGGATTACGGCTTTGGATATTGATTTAATCATCGTGGCAACGGTAACACCAGATTCTCCGTTTCCGTCAGTATCCTGTTTAGTTCAAGAAAAAATAGGGGCGAAAAATGCGGCTGCGATGGATATCGGTGCTGCTTGTGCAGGTTTTATGTACGCAATGGTTACAGCGCAACAATTTATTCGAACTGGTACATACAAGAACGTGCTTGTTGTTGGCGCTGAAAAGCTTTCAAAAATTACTGATTGGTCTGACCGCAATACGGCAGTTTTATTCGGTGATGGCGCTGCGGCGGCTATAATGGCGCCTGTTTCCGAAGGCAGAGGAATCTTATCATTCGAATTAGGCGCGGATGGTGTTGGTGGAAAGCATCTTTACCAAGATGAATACATCATGATGAACGGCAGAGAGGTATTTAAATTTGCAGTTCGACAAATGGGAGAATCAGCTGTTAATGTCATTGAAAAAGCAGGGCTAACAAAGGAGGATGTTGACTTTCTTGTACCACATCAAGCAAACATTCGCATCATGGAGGCATCAAGACAACGGTTAGAACTTCCAGAGGAAAAAATGTCAAAAATAGTAGATAAATACGGCAATACTTCCTCGTCCTCAATCCCGATTGCACTTGTTGAAGAATTGCATAACGGAAAAATCAAAGATGATGATATAATTGTTATGGTTGGTTTTGGCGGCGGCTTGACTTGGGGAGCAATCGCGTTAAAATGGGGTAAATAA
- a CDS encoding competence protein ComG, whose translation MEQERNFKFIQIAMKYMPEAQMMLKEKGMEVNIDMMQPMLDVLLKVMNDAYALGASEANQNK comes from the coding sequence ATGGAACAAGAAAGAAATTTTAAATTTATCCAAATTGCGATGAAGTATATGCCTGAAGCGCAAATGATGCTAAAGGAAAAAGGCATGGAAGTAAACATCGATATGATGCAACCGATGCTTGATGTGCTTTTAAAGGTTATGAATGATGCTTATGCGCTCGGTGCTTCTGAGGCCAATCAAAATAAGTAA
- a CDS encoding BMP family ABC transporter substrate-binding protein: protein MKKLLLLLLTAIFLLAACGQPVSKHTNTKVGLLLPETINDPVWGSKGYNGLLKIQSALKVDVYYKEGMNTKSDVKAALDEFEEEGVSLVFGHGSEFGPFFEDLHNNYPSIDFVYFNGSFTAENVTSIKFESQAVGFFSGMIAAKMSKTKHIGVIAAFNWLPEIKGFVDGAKYQDHTVDVSVYNTKSWSNKEVALKAYKEMEEAGVDVFYPAGDLFNLPVIEAIKEDGHYAIGYVSDQSDLGDSTVLTSTIQQVEKVYELVATEYVSGKFKHGIKSYDFQEGVISLGEFSSEIPNDFKNDINKAVELYKLTGELPSKELRKE, encoded by the coding sequence TTGAAAAAGCTTCTTTTGTTACTTTTAACGGCAATATTTTTGTTGGCTGCTTGTGGACAACCCGTTAGTAAACATACAAATACAAAGGTTGGCTTACTTTTACCTGAAACGATTAATGACCCAGTATGGGGTAGTAAAGGCTACAACGGACTCTTGAAAATCCAATCAGCATTAAAAGTAGACGTATACTATAAAGAGGGAATGAATACGAAAAGTGATGTTAAAGCTGCTCTGGATGAATTTGAAGAGGAAGGAGTCAGTCTTGTATTTGGACATGGCAGTGAGTTTGGCCCTTTTTTTGAAGATTTACATAACAATTATCCCTCCATTGATTTTGTATATTTTAATGGGAGTTTTACTGCTGAGAATGTGACAAGCATTAAATTTGAATCGCAGGCGGTTGGATTTTTTAGCGGGATGATTGCAGCGAAAATGAGTAAAACGAAACATATTGGTGTGATTGCGGCCTTTAATTGGCTGCCAGAAATAAAAGGCTTTGTTGATGGGGCAAAATATCAGGATCATACCGTTGATGTTTCCGTTTATAACACAAAAAGCTGGAGCAATAAAGAAGTAGCGCTAAAAGCATACAAAGAAATGGAAGAGGCTGGGGTAGATGTCTTTTATCCAGCAGGCGACCTGTTCAATCTTCCAGTCATTGAAGCAATTAAAGAAGATGGTCATTATGCGATTGGCTATGTTTCCGATCAATCGGATTTAGGGGATTCTACTGTACTTACAAGCACAATTCAACAAGTTGAAAAAGTTTATGAATTAGTAGCAACCGAATACGTCTCAGGTAAATTTAAGCATGGAATTAAATCGTATGATTTCCAAGAAGGCGTTATTTCGTTGGGGGAATTTAGTTCCGAAATACCTAACGACTTTAAAAATGATATAAATAAAGCCGTTGAATTGTATAAGTTAACTGGTGAATTACCAAGTAAAGAATTAAGAAAAGAGTAA
- a CDS encoding NAD(P)-dependent oxidoreductase, with protein sequence MKKAIVLGALGFIGFALCECLLEEEYEVIGIDYIEGRNAKVQEQKLAQIARNSHFVYRNEQVEEVVFKDVAEKCDCLYFCLDDQEVNEDNINDKMLTRKIILLQVMDYCKEGNCQFIYLSSYEVFKKNPRNLTGMLKAAEEIEIEKYSQENPIFTFVILQLPTIYGPWQPTSMTFQQLIQGVTLPSLDPIQEDAIFINDLAEILVYIPHSQLKNKTIIISSNKKNQWHEGFNFLQKHPKNPPKENETKIEIPNHPHIFSKFIKTPIADGIKAQEEHYKYIERLRDFGLI encoded by the coding sequence ATGAAAAAGGCCATAGTGCTTGGTGCATTGGGATTTATCGGTTTTGCTCTATGTGAATGTCTTTTAGAGGAAGAGTATGAAGTGATTGGTATTGACTATATAGAGGGGCGAAATGCAAAAGTTCAAGAACAAAAGTTGGCCCAGATTGCTAGAAACAGTCATTTTGTATATCGTAATGAACAAGTAGAGGAAGTTGTTTTCAAAGATGTAGCGGAAAAATGTGATTGTCTCTATTTTTGCTTAGATGATCAAGAAGTGAATGAGGATAATATTAATGATAAAATGTTAACAAGAAAAATTATATTGCTGCAAGTAATGGACTATTGCAAAGAAGGTAACTGCCAATTTATTTATCTTTCATCTTATGAAGTATTCAAAAAAAATCCTCGTAATTTAACCGGTATGCTGAAAGCTGCAGAAGAAATTGAAATCGAAAAATACAGTCAAGAAAATCCAATATTTACCTTTGTTATTTTACAACTCCCAACAATTTATGGTCCATGGCAGCCCACTTCGATGACGTTCCAACAACTGATTCAAGGGGTTACTTTACCATCATTAGATCCGATCCAAGAAGATGCGATTTTCATCAATGATTTAGCGGAAATACTAGTTTATATTCCACATAGCCAGCTGAAAAATAAAACAATCATCATAAGCAGCAATAAAAAAAATCAATGGCATGAGGGCTTTAATTTTTTACAAAAACATCCCAAAAATCCACCAAAGGAGAATGAAACTAAAATAGAAATTCCTAATCATCCGCACATTTTTAGTAAATTTATAAAAACCCCCATTGCTGATGGAATTAAGGCACAAGAAGAACATTATAAGTATATTGAAAGGTTAAGAGATTTTGGACTGATTTAA
- a CDS encoding alpha/beta hydrolase, giving the protein MMKLNQRFFKIDDQWNIIHLPERPNGFAILLVGDQNHFVDETTSVWIQNRDRFQMIERFRDEGYTVFYSNLFGRHWGSPSAVNLLKQLYNMVIRKEIVNDKIHVIAEGMGTLAVLQLMEEMGPSLRSVAMLSPCIDLKGFIKTEKNNKLFFKRIINEIAVSYKIEEIQIEKEVIENFDVSKFISKVPVKIWHCTNRVLYPAFEHSRLYEKIRKQQGAPIELSLHLFEKRFHITDNVIAFLKKHEQLL; this is encoded by the coding sequence ATGATGAAGCTCAATCAGCGCTTTTTCAAAATTGACGACCAATGGAACATAATCCACCTTCCTGAACGCCCAAATGGTTTTGCAATTTTACTTGTCGGTGACCAAAACCATTTTGTTGATGAGACTACAAGTGTTTGGATTCAAAATCGTGATCGGTTTCAAATGATTGAGAGATTCAGAGATGAAGGCTATACCGTTTTTTATTCTAATTTATTTGGCAGACATTGGGGAAGTCCTAGTGCCGTTAATCTACTAAAACAGTTGTATAATATGGTAATACGTAAAGAAATCGTGAACGACAAAATCCATGTTATTGCTGAAGGTATGGGTACGCTTGCTGTGCTCCAATTGATGGAGGAGATGGGACCTTCATTAAGATCTGTTGCAATGCTAAGCCCTTGCATTGATTTAAAAGGTTTTATTAAAACGGAAAAAAATAATAAATTATTTTTCAAACGAATCATTAATGAAATAGCTGTTTCATATAAAATTGAAGAAATACAAATTGAAAAAGAAGTGATTGAAAATTTTGATGTATCCAAGTTTATATCGAAAGTACCTGTGAAAATTTGGCATTGTACAAATAGAGTGCTATACCCAGCTTTTGAGCATAGTCGTTTATATGAGAAAATTCGAAAGCAACAAGGTGCCCCAATCGAACTTTCTTTGCACTTATTTGAGAAAAGATTTCATATTACAGATAATGTTATTGCTTTTCTAAAAAAGCATGAACAACTATTATAA
- a CDS encoding YjzD family protein — protein MRIFWTIFWTFALSQMLVYVVSSMTGSTYDFMQGVFLCVVFSIIVIFLGEAGVPNEPHESHH, from the coding sequence ATGCGTATTTTTTGGACTATTTTTTGGACTTTTGCATTAAGCCAAATGCTTGTATATGTTGTTAGCAGTATGACAGGTAGTACATACGATTTCATGCAAGGGGTTTTTCTTTGTGTTGTATTTTCAATTATCGTTATTTTTCTTGGTGAAGCTGGCGTACCGAACGAACCACATGAATCACACCACTAA
- the clpB gene encoding ATP-dependent chaperone ClpB, whose translation MDMNKMTEKTQEALVNSQSLAVRKGHQQVDVEHLLFSLLTQEDGITNSILQKLNMNTNTVVTLTEEALGKLPHVSGSGVETSAVYITQRLQALLVRAEDEATHLKDEYISVEHLLLAMTDEKPSTEAAKIFKHIGFNRSALLKVLSEVRGNQRVTSPTPEVTYDALKKYGRDLVEDVRRGKIDPVIGRDAEIRRVIRILSRKTKNNPVLIGEPGVGKTAIVEGLAQRIVRKDVPEGLKDKTIFALDMSALVAGAKYRGEFEERLKAVLNEVKKSDGRILLFIDEIHTIVGAGKAEGAMDAGNMLKPMLARGELHCIGATTLDEHRKYIEKDPALERRFQQVLVEEPTVEDTISILRGLKERFEIHHGVNIHDRALVTAAVLSDRYITDRFLPDKAIDLIDEACATIRTEIDSMPSDLDEVTRKIMQLEIEEAALSKEKDEASIERLKALRRELANFKETAHAMKAKWDEEKKELQTLQQLREQLEKTRRELEEAEAKYDLNKAAELRHGKIPALEKQLKEREQELAKSEKEGRLLREEVTDEEVAEIVGRWTGIPVSRLVEGEREKLLRLDQILHERVIGQDEAVQLVADAVIRARAGIKDPNRPIGSFIFLGPTGVGKTELAKALAESLFDSEEHIVRIDMSEYMEKHAVSRLIGAPPGYVGYEEGGQLTEAVRRKPYSVILLDEIEKAHPEVFNVLLQMLDDGRITDSKGRLVDFKNTVIIMTSNIGSANLLEGLTESGQISEQVREKVIAELRRHFRPEFLNRVDDTILFKPLTVKEISGIVEKLVQELQTRLDDRQIKLALTEETKEFIVNEGFDPVYGARPLKRFIQHFIETKVAREIIAGTITDGADVVIDVEDGELQITVKK comes from the coding sequence ATGGATATGAACAAAATGACGGAAAAAACGCAAGAGGCACTTGTTAATTCACAGTCGCTAGCAGTTAGAAAAGGCCATCAACAAGTAGATGTTGAACATTTATTATTTTCATTGCTTACCCAAGAAGATGGTATCACAAATAGTATTTTACAAAAACTAAATATGAACACAAATACAGTGGTCACCCTAACTGAAGAAGCCTTAGGTAAGCTTCCGCATGTTTCAGGTTCAGGTGTAGAAACGAGTGCAGTCTATATCACCCAAAGGTTACAAGCATTATTAGTGCGGGCCGAGGATGAAGCTACCCATCTTAAGGATGAATATATTTCTGTTGAACATTTGCTCCTTGCGATGACAGATGAAAAACCATCGACAGAAGCAGCAAAAATCTTTAAGCATATCGGCTTCAATCGGTCAGCATTGTTAAAAGTGCTCTCAGAAGTGCGTGGCAATCAACGAGTAACAAGTCCGACGCCAGAGGTTACTTATGATGCTTTGAAAAAATATGGGCGGGATTTAGTGGAAGATGTTAGAAGGGGAAAAATCGACCCAGTCATCGGCCGTGATGCTGAAATTAGACGAGTAATCCGAATTTTATCGCGAAAAACAAAAAATAATCCTGTCTTAATTGGCGAGCCTGGTGTCGGTAAAACGGCAATTGTTGAAGGGCTAGCACAACGGATTGTCCGTAAAGACGTTCCTGAAGGATTAAAAGACAAAACAATTTTTGCTTTAGATATGAGTGCCCTTGTAGCAGGAGCAAAATATCGTGGGGAATTTGAAGAAAGATTAAAAGCAGTGTTAAACGAAGTAAAAAAGAGCGATGGCAGAATTTTATTATTCATTGATGAAATTCATACAATTGTCGGTGCCGGTAAAGCGGAAGGGGCAATGGATGCCGGAAATATGTTAAAGCCGATGCTTGCACGTGGTGAGCTGCACTGTATTGGGGCGACAACTTTAGATGAGCATCGCAAATATATTGAAAAAGACCCTGCACTTGAAAGACGGTTTCAACAAGTGCTTGTGGAAGAGCCAACAGTGGAAGACACGATTTCCATTTTAAGGGGACTAAAAGAAAGGTTTGAAATTCACCATGGTGTGAATATCCATGACAGGGCGCTTGTGACTGCTGCTGTTTTGTCAGACCGCTATATTACAGACCGCTTCCTACCTGATAAAGCAATTGATCTCATAGACGAAGCATGTGCAACAATTCGGACGGAAATAGACTCAATGCCATCTGATTTAGACGAAGTGACCCGTAAGATTATGCAATTGGAAATTGAAGAGGCAGCACTAAGCAAAGAAAAAGACGAAGCAAGTATTGAACGCCTAAAGGCGTTGCGGAGAGAGTTGGCAAATTTTAAAGAAACAGCCCATGCGATGAAAGCAAAATGGGATGAGGAGAAGAAAGAACTGCAAACCCTACAGCAGTTAAGAGAACAGCTCGAAAAAACAAGACGAGAGCTTGAGGAGGCTGAGGCGAAATATGATTTAAATAAAGCTGCCGAATTAAGGCATGGCAAAATTCCCGCCCTTGAAAAACAGTTAAAAGAAAGAGAACAAGAGTTAGCAAAATCCGAAAAAGAAGGACGCCTATTACGCGAGGAGGTTACAGATGAAGAAGTGGCTGAAATCGTCGGGCGCTGGACAGGCATTCCAGTATCTAGGCTTGTTGAAGGGGAACGGGAAAAACTGCTCCGCTTGGATCAAATTTTACATGAGCGTGTCATTGGTCAAGATGAGGCTGTTCAGCTTGTTGCTGATGCCGTCATTAGAGCAAGAGCTGGTATAAAAGACCCTAACCGGCCGATTGGTTCCTTCATTTTTCTTGGTCCAACTGGTGTGGGTAAAACTGAACTAGCGAAAGCTTTAGCAGAAAGCTTGTTTGATAGCGAAGAGCACATCGTTCGCATTGATATGTCTGAATATATGGAAAAACATGCTGTTTCAAGATTAATCGGCGCCCCTCCAGGCTATGTCGGCTATGAAGAAGGTGGGCAGCTGACGGAAGCTGTACGCAGAAAGCCATACTCGGTTATTTTATTAGATGAAATTGAAAAAGCCCATCCCGAAGTATTTAATGTCTTACTGCAAATGCTTGATGACGGCAGAATCACCGACTCAAAAGGCCGTCTTGTCGATTTTAAAAATACAGTAATCATCATGACATCGAATATCGGCTCTGCTAACTTATTAGAAGGATTAACTGAAAGTGGTCAAATTTCAGAGCAGGTTCGTGAAAAAGTAATAGCTGAACTTCGCCGTCATTTTCGCCCTGAATTTTTAAATCGGGTGGACGATACAATTTTATTTAAACCTTTAACTGTGAAAGAAATTTCTGGTATTGTTGAAAAATTAGTTCAGGAATTACAAACACGCCTTGATGACCGCCAAATTAAATTAGCGCTTACTGAGGAAACGAAAGAGTTTATTGTAAATGAAGGTTTTGATCCAGTATATGGTGCTCGCCCATTAAAACGATTTATCCAGCATTTTATTGAAACGAAAGTAGCAAGGGAAATTATTGCAGGAACGATTACAGACGGCGCTGATGTTGTGATTGATGTTGAAGATGGGGAATTGCAAATTACTGTTAAAAAATAA
- a CDS encoding YjzC family protein, with amino-acid sequence MGQPRQFRAGQKAPNNGIYVEIGETGSNVLKPRSVRLEVGDRFPENSNHNRVWTYASKFK; translated from the coding sequence ATGGGGCAACCGCGTCAATTCCGTGCGGGGCAAAAGGCACCGAATAATGGTATTTATGTTGAAATTGGTGAAACGGGATCAAACGTCCTGAAACCGAGGTCGGTAAGACTGGAAGTTGGGGATCGTTTCCCAGAAAACTCAAACCATAACCGCGTATGGACATATGCGAGTAAATTTAAATAA
- the argF gene encoding ornithine carbamoyltransferase encodes MTAPKLHVEDLLTLIDLTQEEMIDIIKTAVELKKMHKAGQHLDVLKGKTMVMIFEKSSTRTRVSFEAGMTQLGGHAIFLSTKDSQLGRGEPISDTAQVLSEYNDIIMIRTHEHERIVELAKHATIPVINALTDDYHPCQALADLMTVYELKGSFKGHKLVYVGDGNNVAHSLMIGSAKVGLDCIVACPEEYQPKAEVVEIAKKFAAETGAVIEVINDPIEAVRGADFIYTDVWTSMGFEDEAAERIEKLQPYQVNAELMQYAKADYSFMHCLPAHRGEEVTAEIIDGPHSVVVQEAGNRLHVQKAVILGLLNK; translated from the coding sequence ATTACTGCGCCGAAATTACATGTGGAGGATTTATTAACATTAATTGATTTAACTCAAGAAGAAATGATTGATATTATTAAAACAGCTGTAGAATTAAAAAAAATGCATAAAGCTGGTCAGCATTTAGACGTATTAAAAGGTAAAACAATGGTGATGATTTTTGAAAAATCATCAACACGTACACGTGTGTCATTTGAAGCAGGGATGACGCAATTAGGTGGGCATGCGATTTTTTTAAGCACGAAAGATTCGCAATTAGGAAGAGGGGAACCTATTTCTGATACGGCTCAAGTATTGTCAGAGTACAATGATATTATTATGATTCGCACACATGAACATGAACGTATTGTTGAATTAGCGAAACATGCAACGATTCCAGTTATTAATGCGTTAACAGATGATTACCATCCATGTCAGGCTTTAGCGGATCTAATGACTGTTTATGAATTAAAAGGAAGCTTCAAAGGCCATAAGCTTGTCTATGTTGGCGATGGCAATAATGTCGCCCATTCACTAATGATTGGCTCTGCAAAGGTTGGCCTTGACTGTATCGTTGCTTGTCCTGAGGAATATCAACCAAAAGCTGAAGTAGTCGAAATTGCCAAAAAATTTGCTGCTGAAACTGGCGCAGTGATTGAAGTTATCAATGACCCAATCGAGGCTGTAAGGGGTGCCGATTTCATTTATACAGATGTGTGGACAAGTATGGGCTTTGAAGACGAAGCTGCTGAAAGAATTGAAAAGCTGCAACCGTACCAGGTGAATGCTGAGCTTATGCAGTATGCGAAAGCAGATTACTCGTTCATGCATTGCCTACCTGCACATCGTGGTGAAGAAGTAACAGCAGAAATCATCGATGGACCACATTCTGTCGTTGTTCAAGAAGCTGGCAACCGTCTCCATGTGCAAAAAGCGGTGATTTTAGGTTTATTAAATAAATAA
- a CDS encoding carbamoyl phosphate synthase large subunit produces the protein MPKCNDIKTVLVIGSGPIVIGQAAEFDYAGTQGCLALKEEGCRVILVNNNPATIMTDEANADAVYFEPLTVQAIEKIIAKEKPDGILATLGGQTGLNLAFSLHEKGVLGKYGVKLLGTPIESIKKGEDREAFRELMHQLNEPVPESEIVENIEAALSFAKKVGFPIIVRPAYTLGGFGGGIAQDYNTFIDLVRSGLDASPITQCLIEKSIAGFKEIEFEVMRDASDTCITICNMENIDPVGIHTGDSIVVAPSQTLTDVEFQMLRAASVKIIRALGIIGGCNIQFALDPVSKNYYLIEVNPRVSRSSALASKATGYPIARIAAKLSLGYTLAELLNPVTGHTYASFEPSLDYVVVKFPCWPFDKFPNANRLLGTQMKATGEVMAIDRNLESAIQKGVRSLELDTKGLKHSATGKMVEAELMSIVKNADDRRFFAILELIRRGVDIKRIEQETKINSFFLACFKRLIKMEQEIDSYLFENVSEEFMKKIKKYGFSDAYLASAWNVTEAEIREVRKSYTIRATYKMVDTCAAEFEANTPYYYSSYFGECEVEKSDKKKVCIIGSGPIRIGQGIEFDYSSVHGVLALQDEGFETIMINNNPETVSTDYEMADRLYFEPLTLEDVLNVLEVEGTNDVIVQFGGQTAINLVSALEKAGVNILGTNEDVIDQLEDRDRFYQLLRKVNVPHIPGEIAVNTDDLKEKAAQIGYPILLRPSYVIGGKGMIILKNEQELEQLIEGQGATVFPILLDAYVAGKEAEVDVLTDGKEILIPTIIEHVEKAGVHSGDSTAILPSISISEQEKGLMAEYAKRIATELNFKGIMNIQFVLSDGVVYVLEVNPRASRTVPILSKVTGVPVIQIATKLLLGKYLNEITDQKGLLPDRPFITIKYPVFSTIKLAGLDPILGPEMKSTGEGIAIAETKQEAFYKVFHWNEQKSHNKNEIFIDASDLNFEFIEYSSELIENAGLTIAIEKDYEKWVQHPNALALISLSKEKTDLVIEKRQLALKYRLYIFTEWETVEGFLIGFKESNFSVNSIQDWLAKINIEREVV, from the coding sequence GCCGCGTTATTTTAGTGAACAACAACCCAGCGACAATTATGACGGATGAAGCAAACGCAGATGCCGTTTATTTTGAGCCGCTTACAGTCCAAGCAATCGAAAAAATAATTGCGAAAGAAAAGCCAGATGGCATCTTAGCCACACTTGGAGGGCAAACAGGCTTAAACTTAGCTTTTTCTCTCCATGAAAAAGGCGTATTAGGAAAGTATGGTGTGAAATTATTAGGCACCCCAATTGAATCGATTAAAAAAGGTGAAGACCGTGAAGCATTTCGTGAATTAATGCATCAGCTTAATGAGCCTGTACCTGAAAGTGAAATTGTCGAAAATATAGAAGCAGCATTAAGCTTTGCGAAAAAAGTCGGTTTTCCAATTATTGTTCGCCCTGCCTATACATTAGGTGGATTTGGCGGTGGAATTGCCCAAGATTATAATACATTCATTGACCTTGTCAGAAGCGGTCTTGATGCCAGCCCAATTACGCAATGTTTAATTGAAAAAAGTATTGCTGGCTTTAAAGAAATTGAATTTGAAGTGATGCGTGATGCAAGTGATACTTGTATTACGATTTGCAACATGGAAAACATCGATCCCGTTGGCATACATACAGGGGATTCAATCGTTGTTGCGCCATCGCAAACATTGACTGATGTTGAATTTCAAATGCTCCGAGCTGCTTCAGTAAAAATTATTCGCGCTCTTGGCATTATCGGCGGCTGTAATATCCAATTTGCGTTAGACCCAGTTAGCAAAAATTATTATTTAATTGAAGTCAACCCTCGTGTAAGCCGATCTTCAGCACTTGCTTCAAAAGCAACTGGTTATCCAATTGCCCGCATTGCTGCGAAATTAAGCCTTGGTTACACATTAGCTGAATTATTAAACCCAGTTACAGGACATACTTATGCTAGCTTTGAACCTTCTTTAGATTATGTTGTTGTAAAATTTCCATGTTGGCCGTTTGATAAATTTCCTAACGCCAATCGCCTTTTAGGGACGCAAATGAAAGCAACTGGAGAAGTGATGGCAATTGATCGGAATTTAGAAAGTGCCATCCAAAAAGGTGTTCGTTCATTAGAGCTTGACACAAAGGGCTTAAAGCATTCAGCAACCGGGAAAATGGTCGAAGCTGAACTTATGTCCATTGTTAAAAATGCAGATGACCGCCGCTTTTTTGCTATTTTAGAATTAATCAGAAGAGGCGTTGATATAAAAAGGATTGAACAAGAAACAAAAATTAATTCTTTTTTCCTTGCTTGTTTCAAGCGTTTAATTAAAATGGAACAAGAAATAGACAGCTATTTATTTGAAAATGTTTCAGAAGAATTTATGAAAAAAATTAAAAAATATGGTTTTTCGGATGCATATCTAGCGTCTGCTTGGAATGTTACGGAAGCTGAGATACGTGAAGTAAGAAAAAGCTATACTATTCGCGCCACCTATAAAATGGTTGACACATGCGCCGCTGAATTTGAAGCTAATACACCTTATTACTATTCAAGCTATTTTGGTGAGTGTGAGGTTGAAAAAAGCGACAAGAAAAAAGTATGTATTATTGGTTCTGGTCCAATCCGTATCGGTCAAGGAATTGAATTTGACTATAGCTCTGTTCATGGTGTTTTGGCTCTTCAAGATGAAGGCTTTGAAACGATAATGATTAACAACAATCCGGAAACGGTGAGTACGGACTACGAAATGGCAGATCGTTTATATTTTGAGCCGCTAACATTAGAAGATGTCTTGAATGTTCTTGAAGTTGAAGGGACAAATGATGTAATTGTTCAGTTTGGTGGTCAAACAGCGATTAACTTAGTTTCTGCACTGGAAAAGGCTGGTGTCAATATTCTTGGAACGAATGAGGATGTTATCGACCAGCTAGAAGACCGCGATCGCTTTTATCAACTTTTACGTAAAGTAAATGTTCCGCATATACCTGGTGAAATAGCAGTAAATACCGATGACTTAAAAGAAAAAGCTGCACAGATCGGATATCCAATTCTGTTAAGACCATCCTATGTGATTGGTGGAAAAGGGATGATTATTTTAAAGAACGAACAGGAATTGGAGCAATTAATCGAGGGGCAAGGAGCAACAGTGTTCCCAATTTTACTTGATGCCTATGTAGCTGGGAAGGAAGCAGAAGTTGATGTATTGACTGATGGCAAGGAGATTTTAATTCCAACAATTATCGAGCATGTCGAAAAAGCAGGCGTACACTCTGGAGATAGTACTGCGATATTACCTTCGATTTCAATTTCGGAACAAGAGAAAGGACTTATGGCTGAGTATGCGAAACGAATTGCGACAGAGCTTAATTTTAAAGGAATTATGAATATTCAATTTGTTCTTTCGGATGGGGTTGTTTATGTATTAGAAGTCAATCCAAGAGCAAGCAGAACAGTTCCGATTTTGAGCAAAGTAACTGGTGTACCAGTTATTCAAATTGCGACAAAATTATTGCTTGGGAAATACTTAAATGAGATTACTGATCAAAAAGGACTTCTACCTGACCGTCCGTTTATTACGATTAAGTATCCAGTATTTTCAACAATAAAACTGGCTGGCTTGGACCCAATATTAGGGCCGGAAATGAAATCAACTGGTGAAGGTATAGCCATCGCTGAAACGAAGCAAGAAGCGTTCTATAAAGTCTTTCACTGGAACGAACAAAAATCCCATAACAAAAATGAAATTTTCATTGATGCCAGCGATTTAAATTTTGAATTCATCGAATATAGTAGCGAACTAATTGAAAATGCAGGCTTAACAATTGCAATCGAAAAGGATTATGAAAAATGGGTGCAACATCCAAACGCACTTGCATTGATTAGTTTGTCTAAAGAGAAAACGGATTTAGTAATTGAGAAGCGCCAGTTAGCCTTAAAATATCGACTTTATATTTTTACAGAATGGGAGACAGTGGAAGGATTTTTAATTGGTTTTAAAGAAAGTAATTTTAGTGTGAATTCCATCCAAGATTGGTTGGCGAAAATAAATATAGAGAGAGAAGTGGTTTAA